The sequence CGGGCGGCCTCACGCCAGGCCGGCAGCGACCACGGCGGGTCCACGCGCAACGACCAGCGTGCCATCAGTGCGTGGCGGGAGCGTCGAACAGCGAACCCTGGCGCGGCGGCGGTGCCAGCTGTGCACGCAGCCGTGCCGGGTCGTCAAGCGCCGCTCGCGGGTGGTGGTCGGCCAGTTGCACGAACGGCAGCAGCTTGGCCATCGGCGCCTTCAGCCGCGCCACGTCGGCCACGCGCAGGCGGCCGTGGCGGCGGGCCATCAGTACGCGCTTGACGTTGCGCACGCCCAGCCCGGGCACGCGCAGCAGCATTTCCTTCGGCGCGCGGTTCAGGTCCACCGGGAAACGCTCGGGGTGGCGGATCGCCCACGCCATCTTCGGGTCGATGTCCAGGTCGAGCATGCCGTCACCGCCATCATCGGTGATCTCCTCGACCTGGTAGCCGTAGAAACGCAGCAGCCAGTCGGCCTGGTAGAGGCGGTGCTCGCGCTGCAGCGGTGGCGGCTGCAGCGGCAGTTGCCGGCTCGCATCCGGAATCGGGCTGAACGCGGAGAAGTACACCCGGCGCATCCGGTAGTTGCCGTACAGCGTGTCGGCCGTGGCCAGGATCTGCCGGTCGCTGGCGCCATCGGCACCGACGATCATCTGCGTGCTCTGTCCGGCCGGGGCGAAACGCGGCGGACGGGGCCGGGCGACCGGGGCCGCCACCGGCGCGCTGACCTTCTGCCGCGCCTTGCGGGCTTCCCTGGCCTCGTCGATGCGCCAGCGCAGCTCGCCCATCGCGCCGCGGATCGAATGCACGGTCTTTTCCGGCGCCAGCTGCGCCAGCCCGGTTTCGGTGGGCAGTTCGACGTTGATCGACAGCCGGTCGGCATGGCGGCCGGCGGCGGCCAGCAGCTCGGCCGAGGCCTCGGGGATGGTCTTGAGGTGGATGTAGCCGGCAAAGCGGTGCTCCTCGCGCAGCACGCGCGCCACTTCGACCATCTGTTCCATCGTGTAGTCGGCGTTGCGGATGATGCCGCTGGAGAGGAACAGGCCCTCGATGTAGTTGCGCCGGTAGAAGTCCAGCGTCAGCGCGACTACCTCATCCACGGTGAAGCGCGCCCGCGCGACGTTGCTGGACACGCGGTTGATGCAGTACGCGCAGTCGTAGATGCAGAAGTTGGTCAGCAGGATCTTCAGCAGCGACACGCAGCGGCCATCGGGCGTGTAGCTGTGGCAGATGCCCATGCCCTCGGTGCTGCCGATCCCGCCGGAAGCACGCGAGTCGCGCTTGCCCGCGCCGCTGGAGGCGCAGGAAGCATCGTATTTCGCGGCATCGGCAAGGATGGCCAGCTTGCGCACGGTGTCCATCTGCGGACCCTACGCAGCGTCCGTCTCATCCAGTGAGACGCAGGAAATCCAGGCTGAAGGGTTCAGATCGAGGCACCAGCCTCGCCCTGAAACAGCACCGCCGGGCAATGCCCGGCGGTGTGGGGATCATCCAGCGGCTCCGGGCTCAGAAGCCGTGGGTGATGGTCGGCGAGGCGCTGGTGTAGTCGGCGTAAGGGTCGTGTTCGCCGGAAGCGCCTTCGGACAGGCGGAACTTCAAGGCCAGGCCATCGCGCGAGTCGGCCGCGCGCAGCGCCTCCTCCTGCTCGATGGTGCCGGCCTTGGCCATGCGGAACAGGCACTGGTCGAAGGTCTCCATGCCTTCCTCCAGCGATTCCTCCATCGCCTGCTTGATCTCGTGGATCTGGCCGCGGCGCAGCAGGTCGCGGATCATCGGCGTGTTCAGCAGCACTTCGGTGGCCGGCAGGCGGCGTCCGTCCTTGCCCTTGACCAGACGCTGGGAGATGACCGCGCGCAGGTTCAGCGCCAGGTTCATCAGCACGTTCTTGTGCGCGCTTTCCGGGAAGAAGTTGAGGATGCGCTCGATGGTCTGGTCGGCGTTGTTGGAGTGCAGCGTCGCCAGGCACAGGTGGCCGGTTTCGGCGAAGGCGATGGCCGCCTCCATGGTCTCGGCGTCGAGGATCTCGCCGATCAGGATCACGTCCGGCGCCTCGCGCATCGCGTTCTTTAGCGCGTTGTGGAAGGCATGGGTGTCCAGGCCGACCTCGCGCTGGTTGACGATGGACATCTTGTGCTTGTGCAGGAACTCGATCGGATCCTCGATGGTGAGGATGTGGCCGGTCGAGGTGCTGTTGCGGTGGTCGATCATCGACGCCAGCGAGGTCGACTTGCCCGAGCCGGTCGAGCCGACCACCAGGACGAGGCCGCGCGGGGTCATGATCACGTCCTTGAGCACCTGCGGCAGGTTCAGCTCCTCGATGGACGGGATCCGGCTCTTGATCGCACGGATCACCATGCCGACCTCGCCGCGCTGCTTGAACACGTTGACGCGGAAGCGCCCGGCGTCGGCCAGGGCGATGGCCATGTTGAGCTCCAGGTCACGCTCGAACTGCGGCACCTGGCCCTCGTCCATCAGCGAGTAGGCGATCTTCTTGACCATGCCCGGCGGCAGGCCGGTATTGCCCAGCGGATACAGCTTGCCCTCGATCTTGATGTAGACCGGTGCTCCCGTGGTCAGGAACATGTCCGAGGCGTTCTTCTCGGTCATCAGCTTCAGGAAGTAGCCGATATCCATGCGCAATGTTTCCCCAACAATCAGCGAAGTACCGTTGCAAGCACTCCGCAGGCTTCCGACAATGGCCGCGCACAGACCCTCTGGCCACGGCTCCCCTAATGAATCCTAGCTTCGCACAAATGCGTAACTCCCTGTATGCGGTGATGTTGCTATCCGTGCTCTCCACCCCGGTTCTGGCACAGGACGCTGCCCTGGAGCTGGCGTCGGCCCGGCAATCGGTGGACCGCGCGGTCCAGGCCGACGCCGACCAGTATTCCCCGGAGCTGCTGGCCCAGGCCCGCCACGGGCTGGAACAGGCCCAGCGCGCCGCCCTGGACCGCCGCGAGCGCAAGCAGGCCCCGGCCATGGCCCTGCGGGCCGCCGCCGATGCCGACCTGGCCCGGGCCCAGAGCGAGGAGGCCGTGGCCAACGCAGAGCTGCGCCAGCGCCGTTCCGAGGTCGAACAGCTGCAGCGCAGCCTGGCCGACGGGGAGGGCCGCTGATGCGTACCTCGATCCTGGCCCTGTGCCTGCTGCTGTCCCTGCCCGCGGCCGCCCGTGCCGCCGAAGACCCGGCGGTGGCCGTGCTGCGCCAGCGCCTGACCGTGCTGGACGCCGACTTCCAGACTGCCAACGTGGCCGCCTATGAACGCCTGCAGGCCCGCCAGGCCGTCGAAGCGCTGGCCAAGGCCAAGCGCAAGGAACTGGACCAGGCCCGCTACCTGGCCGACCGACGGGTGGAGATCGCCGAAACCACCGCCCGCGCCGCGGTGGCCCGCAACGAGGTCGAGCGGCTGGACCGCACCCGCGCCGAGCTGCTGATCGAAGCCAGCCGCCGTGATGCCGCCCGGGCCCGCCAGGAAGCCGAGCGCCTGCGCGTGCAGGCGCAGATCCAGGCCGAGGAAGCCGAGCGCCTGCGCCTGGCGGCCGAAGCCGAACTGCTGGCCCGCCAGGACGCCGAGAACGCCCTGAGCAGCGTGGCCGGCAAGCAGCAGCAGCGGCTCAGCGCGGCGCAGCAGAACGCAGCCAAGCTGGCCCGCGAGGAAGCCGAGCTGGTGTCCGGCCACAAGCTGCCGGCGGCCAGGTTCGACAACCGCGGCGAGGTCTTCACCCTGGCGGGCGATGCGTTCGGCTCGGGCAACGCGACGCTGTCGGCCGGTGCCCGCAACCAGGTCAAGGCGCTGGCCGAGTACCTGAACATCGGTCGCAAGGGCCGGGTCCGGATCGAGGCCTGGGACAGCGCTGCCGGTGTCGGCCAACGTCGTGCCGAGACCCTGCGCGATGCGCTGGTGGCTGCCGGCGTGAGTGCCAGCCGCCTGCAGGTCGCCGGCAACAAGGGCGCCTCGACCAAGGCGCGCTCGGCCGAGATCATCGTCGCGCCGTAATTCAAGCGTTTGTTTTTGTTAGATTTTTGTTGGTTTCCGTAGTCCGCTGAACGGCCGTCACGCAATACCGGATCTGCCGTGTTTTGAGGCTTGAAGGAACTTCCGGCCAGGCGTAGGGTCAATTGTCCGGGCAGCAACTCCGCTGCCCGGTACGCAGGAGGACCGGGCCAATGAAGTCTGTGGCACGTGGTGATCTGGTGGCCCCCAGGGCCGCCGACGTGGGGGCCGAGGCTCCCGCAGCCCGTGGTCCGCTCCTGCGTGCTTGTTGACGCCCCGTGCCGAAAGGCCGGGGCGTTCGTGTTTTCAGCCGAAGGAGGCAGATCATGTTCGAAGGGCAATCCCAGAGCGAAATCGAGGCATTGATGAAGTCCAATCCCGAGTTCAAGCAGCTCTACCAGCGCCACCGCACCTTGGACAAGAAATGCATGGACGCCGAACTCGGGGTACTTCCCATCGACGACGTCACGCTGGGGCAGATGAAACGCGAAAAACTGCTGGCCAAGCAGAAGCTGCTACGGATCTACGACACCAAGCCGCACTGATCCATTCCTCCCCCTGACTGTTTCAGCCGTCGCGGGCGGCGGCGACCTCCTCGTCGGTCGCCGTCGCCCGAGACGCTCTTCCCGGCCGGACGCTGTATTCCCCGGCCTTCGCCTGACTTTCCCCGCCATCCATCGGATAATTGCCGGTCCGGCCGCGCAGCGGCGCGACATCCAGATGTGAACATGGCCATCCATTCCTCCGTCCTCGAACTCATCGGGCAGACTCCCATCGTCAAGGCCCAGCGCCTGGATACCGGTGTGTGCGAGGTTTACCTGAAGCTGGAAAGCGCCAACCCCGGCGGTTCGATCAAGGACCGCATCGGCCTGTCGATGATCGAGGCGGCCGAGAAGCGGGGT is a genomic window of Stenotrophomonas sp. Marseille-Q4652 containing:
- a CDS encoding putative DNA modification/repair radical SAM protein, which gives rise to MDTVRKLAILADAAKYDASCASSGAGKRDSRASGGIGSTEGMGICHSYTPDGRCVSLLKILLTNFCIYDCAYCINRVSSNVARARFTVDEVVALTLDFYRRNYIEGLFLSSGIIRNADYTMEQMVEVARVLREEHRFAGYIHLKTIPEASAELLAAAGRHADRLSINVELPTETGLAQLAPEKTVHSIRGAMGELRWRIDEAREARKARQKVSAPVAAPVARPRPPRFAPAGQSTQMIVGADGASDRQILATADTLYGNYRMRRVYFSAFSPIPDASRQLPLQPPPLQREHRLYQADWLLRFYGYQVEEITDDGGDGMLDLDIDPKMAWAIRHPERFPVDLNRAPKEMLLRVPGLGVRNVKRVLMARRHGRLRVADVARLKAPMAKLLPFVQLADHHPRAALDDPARLRAQLAPPPRQGSLFDAPATH
- a CDS encoding PilT/PilU family type 4a pilus ATPase, whose protein sequence is MDIGYFLKLMTEKNASDMFLTTGAPVYIKIEGKLYPLGNTGLPPGMVKKIAYSLMDEGQVPQFERDLELNMAIALADAGRFRVNVFKQRGEVGMVIRAIKSRIPSIEELNLPQVLKDVIMTPRGLVLVVGSTGSGKSTSLASMIDHRNSTSTGHILTIEDPIEFLHKHKMSIVNQREVGLDTHAFHNALKNAMREAPDVILIGEILDAETMEAAIAFAETGHLCLATLHSNNADQTIERILNFFPESAHKNVLMNLALNLRAVISQRLVKGKDGRRLPATEVLLNTPMIRDLLRRGQIHEIKQAMEESLEEGMETFDQCLFRMAKAGTIEQEEALRAADSRDGLALKFRLSEGASGEHDPYADYTSASPTITHGF
- a CDS encoding DUF4398 domain-containing protein encodes the protein MRNSLYAVMLLSVLSTPVLAQDAALELASARQSVDRAVQADADQYSPELLAQARHGLEQAQRAALDRRERKQAPAMALRAAADADLARAQSEEAVANAELRQRRSEVEQLQRSLADGEGR
- a CDS encoding YdcH family protein, producing the protein MFEGQSQSEIEALMKSNPEFKQLYQRHRTLDKKCMDAELGVLPIDDVTLGQMKREKLLAKQKLLRIYDTKPH